In Nitrospirota bacterium, the following are encoded in one genomic region:
- a CDS encoding sodium:calcium antiporter, whose translation MVLWTGFIACTSLIVYSGTKLAKYGDIIAEKTGLGRTWIGIVLMASVTSLPELVTGISSVTYAGVPDIAAGDVLGSCVFNMLILAFLDAIYKPMPISAKAHHGHILSAGFGILLLSIISIGLFSGNRIAPLGWIGPYSLIVPVIYFVAMRLLFVYERKRIAEFVKERVEELRYEKISTRTAVINYGINAMVVIIAAIFLPKIGEGIAETTGLGQTFVGNIFIALSTSLPEVVVSISAVKMGAIDLAVGNLFGSNIFNILILAVDDIFFVKGPILSFVNASHIISALSAILMTAIAIIGLTYRAEKKTLLLAWDSVGILLVYIANIMLLYMLR comes from the coding sequence ATGGTTCTCTGGACTGGGTTTATAGCATGTACGTCTTTAATTGTCTATTCCGGCACAAAGCTTGCGAAATACGGCGATATTATCGCTGAAAAAACAGGGTTGGGCAGGACGTGGATAGGTATTGTTCTCATGGCGTCTGTTACATCGCTTCCGGAACTTGTTACAGGGATAAGCTCGGTCACATATGCGGGTGTGCCTGATATTGCGGCAGGAGATGTGCTTGGAAGCTGTGTTTTTAATATGCTTATTCTTGCCTTTCTTGATGCTATTTACAAGCCGATGCCAATATCAGCCAAAGCCCATCATGGGCATATCCTTTCTGCGGGATTTGGAATCCTTCTTTTGAGCATTATCAGCATAGGCCTGTTTTCTGGAAATCGTATTGCTCCTCTCGGGTGGATTGGGCCTTATAGTTTGATAGTTCCGGTTATTTATTTCGTGGCGATGAGACTGCTGTTTGTTTATGAGAGAAAGAGAATTGCGGAATTTGTAAAAGAGAGGGTTGAGGAATTGAGATACGAAAAGATTTCCACAAGGACTGCGGTTATCAATTATGGAATCAATGCGATGGTTGTTATTATTGCCGCCATTTTTCTCCCTAAGATAGGCGAGGGGATTGCCGAAACAACAGGACTTGGCCAGACATTTGTAGGCAACATTTTTATAGCGCTTTCCACATCGCTTCCGGAGGTGGTAGTTTCCATTTCAGCGGTAAAGATGGGCGCGATAGACCTTGCAGTCGGAAATTTATTTGGAAGCAATATTTTCAATATACTCATACTCGCTGTTGATGATATATTTTTTGTGAAAGGCCCGATTCTGTCATTCGTCAATGCAAGCCATATAATCTCTGCTTTATCTGCTATATTGATGACAGCCATTGCGATTATCGGCTTGACCTACCGTGCCGAGAAAAAAACATTATTGCTTGCATGGGATTCGGTAGGGATATTGTTAGTTTATATCGCAAATATAATGCTGCTTTATATGCTCAGATAG
- a CDS encoding ArsB/NhaD family transporter encodes MDAAFWTATTIFLLAYAVIVSEKIHKTIIALFGAGLMLVLKILQQHEAFHLEEFGVDWNVIFLLISMMVIINLMRPTGVFEFIAIKSAKWGKGEPFRILVIFAIVTAAVSAFLDNVTTVLLIVPVTILIADALEVDPLPYLISCAFASNIGGTATLIGDPPNIMIASKAQLDFMDFIYHLSPVIVITMVFYLFAIKLIWGKKLKTREELKQRIMSMDENEAIKDPVMLTKSLVVLGIVLTGFVFHGVLHFQPATIALFGAGLLLLLSKTGEPHHILAEVEWPTIFFFIGLFIIIGGVVKVGLIKWMSIKVLEITQGNLFATSMVVMWFSAFASAFIDNIPYVATMNPLIIDMAKQLWPNVSGIQLLHHPDLMPLWWSLALGACLGGNGTAIGASANVIVVGMSEKAGKRISFMKFMAYGMPIMIMTVVIATIYVWLRYYVLKI; translated from the coding sequence ATGGATGCAGCCTTCTGGACAGCCACGACAATATTTTTGCTCGCCTATGCAGTAATAGTGTCTGAGAAGATTCATAAGACAATAATTGCTTTGTTCGGCGCAGGTCTTATGCTTGTTCTAAAGATACTACAACAGCATGAGGCCTTCCATTTAGAAGAATTTGGCGTGGACTGGAACGTCATATTCCTTCTCATTTCAATGATGGTAATAATCAATCTTATGCGGCCTACAGGAGTTTTTGAATTTATTGCTATCAAGAGCGCAAAATGGGGCAAGGGAGAGCCGTTCAGGATACTGGTGATATTCGCAATCGTAACAGCAGCAGTGAGCGCCTTTCTTGACAATGTAACTACTGTGCTTTTAATTGTGCCTGTTACAATTCTTATTGCAGACGCTCTTGAGGTTGATCCATTGCCTTATCTGATTTCATGCGCATTCGCATCCAATATCGGAGGCACTGCAACCCTTATCGGCGACCCACCGAACATAATGATCGCCTCAAAGGCTCAGCTCGATTTTATGGATTTTATATACCATCTGTCTCCGGTAATTGTTATAACAATGGTTTTCTATCTCTTCGCAATAAAACTTATCTGGGGTAAAAAGCTCAAGACAAGAGAAGAGCTCAAGCAGAGGATTATGTCCATGGACGAGAATGAGGCGATAAAAGACCCTGTCATGCTTACAAAATCGCTCGTAGTTCTGGGAATAGTTCTGACAGGTTTTGTTTTTCACGGCGTTCTCCATTTCCAGCCCGCAACAATCGCTTTATTCGGAGCAGGGCTTTTGCTGCTGCTTTCAAAGACAGGCGAGCCTCACCATATTCTTGCAGAAGTTGAATGGCCTACAATATTTTTCTTCATAGGGCTTTTCATCATCATTGGCGGGGTTGTGAAAGTAGGGCTCATAAAATGGATGTCTATAAAAGTGCTCGAGATAACACAAGGCAACCTCTTTGCAACAAGCATGGTTGTCATGTGGTTTTCTGCATTTGCATCAGCCTTTATTGATAACATCCCTTATGTTGCAACAATGAACCCGTTGATAATTGACATGGCAAAACAGCTCTGGCCCAATGTGTCAGGAATTCAGCTTCTGCACCATCCTGATTTAATGCCCCTCTGGTGGTCTCTGGCATTAGGCGCATGCCTTGGCGGCAACGGCACTGCAATCGGCGCATCGGCGAATGTTATTGTTGTGGGTATGTCTGAAAAGGCAGGCAAAAGAATTTCTTTCATGAAGTTCATGGCATACGGAATGCCGATTATGATAATGACTGTTGTTATTGCTACGATATATGTCTGGCTTAGATATTATGTGTTGAAGATATAG
- a CDS encoding CBS domain-containing protein gives MKAKDLMIPLQEYLKPDTTLKEAANILRTAKRDEERMGVKGLPVLDEKGKMVGFLSIGDILKAVFPSYMSLMNLGDFTWDGMVEDLAKKAGGKKVSELMTKKVISVNEDAPLMECVDHMIKNNVRKLPVISKDGKVSGILYEREVFFAITKAMLNESSGGNT, from the coding sequence ATGAAAGCAAAAGATTTGATGATACCGCTTCAAGAATATCTGAAGCCAGACACGACTTTGAAAGAAGCAGCGAATATTCTGAGGACTGCAAAAAGGGATGAGGAGCGGATGGGAGTTAAGGGGTTGCCAGTCCTTGACGAAAAGGGCAAGATGGTAGGGTTTCTCTCTATAGGTGATATTTTAAAGGCAGTATTCCCTTCGTATATGTCTTTGATGAATCTTGGAGATTTCACATGGGACGGTATGGTAGAGGATTTGGCAAAAAAGGCAGGGGGGAAAAAAGTTTCAGAGCTTATGACAAAGAAGGTAATCAGCGTAAACGAGGATGCGCCTTTGATGGAGTGTGTTGACCATATGATTAAAAACAATGTCAGAAAACTTCCTGTCATAAGCAAAGACGGCAAGGTTTCAGGGATACTTTATGAAAGGGAAGTATTCTTTGCCATTACAAAGGCAATGCTTAATGAAAGCAGCGGGGGTAATACATGA
- a CDS encoding universal stress protein, whose protein sequence is MGRYRKILAAVDGSASSMHALKEAFKLAQNEGSWITAVSVIPPYQGDLDLVAVGNIMASMRKPCDEALLVADKMAKEAKVLLKTVCEEGEAHERIVDLADAENCDLIVMGRRGLRRIERVFVGSVTARVIGHTKKDILVVPGGTTVGWKNILLATDGSKHSDIAANKAIDFAKSYGGELLVISVVDVPSEFYAEAPQVVDDMSKKAKEFVAEIKKKAETFNIKTSTFTGEGESYEVITDLAKKEKSDVIIMGSHGRTGLKRLLMGSVTEKVIGYSPCPVLVVKA, encoded by the coding sequence GTGGGAAGATACAGAAAGATTTTAGCTGCAGTTGACGGCTCTGCAAGCAGTATGCATGCCTTGAAAGAGGCATTTAAACTTGCTCAGAATGAGGGGAGTTGGATAACAGCCGTTTCCGTTATCCCGCCATATCAGGGAGACCTTGACCTTGTAGCAGTTGGTAATATCATGGCATCCATGAGAAAGCCATGCGATGAAGCTCTTTTAGTGGCTGATAAAATGGCAAAGGAAGCAAAAGTTTTGCTTAAGACGGTGTGTGAAGAAGGCGAGGCGCATGAAAGGATTGTAGACCTTGCCGATGCGGAGAACTGCGATTTAATAGTGATGGGCAGAAGAGGACTCAGGAGAATTGAAAGGGTTTTTGTAGGAAGCGTAACAGCAAGAGTTATAGGGCATACTAAAAAGGATATCCTTGTCGTGCCCGGAGGAACTACAGTTGGATGGAAGAATATCCTCCTTGCAACAGACGGTTCAAAACACAGCGATATTGCGGCAAATAAAGCCATAGATTTTGCAAAATCATACGGTGGCGAACTGCTCGTTATTTCCGTAGTGGATGTGCCTTCAGAGTTCTATGCAGAGGCTCCGCAGGTTGTTGATGATATGTCCAAAAAGGCAAAAGAATTTGTTGCGGAAATTAAGAAAAAAGCAGAGACATTTAATATCAAAACATCAACTTTTACAGGCGAAGGCGAATCTTATGAGGTAATAACAGACCTCGCCAAAAAAGAAAAATCAGATGTTATCATCATGGGTTCTCACGGCAGGACAGGGCTGAAAAGGCTTCTCATGGGCAGTGTCACCGAAAAGGTCATCGGCTATTCTCCGTGCCCTGTGCTTGTTGTTAAAGCGTAA
- a CDS encoding sulfite exporter TauE/SafE family protein, with amino-acid sequence MHDVVGALTNFVDLDAMKIAYLFFVGFVGGLVSGFIGSGGAFVLTPAMMSLGVPGLVAVASNMCHKFPKALVGAIKRAKYGQVDVKIGIVLGISAEAGVLYGAHIQENIKKAFGDAGSNLYVSAAFVVILAIVGGFVLRDALKTYKSGNTSEEEKVTKLAKWVQSVNIPGTMVYFKSLDARISVLFTIPLGFATGMLAATIAVGGFIGVPAMIYVLGAPSLMASASELVIAFVMGMGGSFKFALHGLVDIRLAMIILAGSLFGIQLGAIGTTYVKPFMIKMVMGVIMVIVLFSRALMVPVYLSQLGLIQPLSEGIITLLKNTSFIIMILALFSGAFIVIKSIWSGLMAERKMSKEVLKHGEA; translated from the coding sequence ATGCATGATGTGGTTGGAGCATTAACTAATTTTGTTGACCTTGATGCAATGAAGATTGCATATCTGTTTTTTGTCGGATTTGTGGGGGGGCTTGTAAGCGGATTCATAGGTTCCGGAGGCGCCTTCGTCCTTACACCTGCCATGATGAGCCTCGGAGTTCCGGGGCTTGTTGCTGTTGCAAGCAATATGTGCCATAAGTTTCCGAAGGCATTAGTTGGCGCAATCAAGCGGGCAAAATACGGGCAGGTGGATGTGAAGATTGGCATAGTGCTTGGAATATCAGCCGAGGCAGGCGTTCTTTATGGAGCGCACATACAGGAAAATATCAAAAAGGCATTTGGAGATGCCGGTTCAAATCTTTATGTCAGCGCAGCCTTTGTTGTAATATTGGCGATAGTGGGCGGTTTTGTCCTTCGTGATGCATTGAAGACATATAAATCCGGCAATACCAGTGAAGAGGAAAAGGTAACGAAACTCGCAAAATGGGTGCAGTCCGTCAACATTCCGGGCACAATGGTCTATTTCAAGAGCTTGGATGCCCGTATTTCAGTGCTTTTCACAATACCTCTTGGATTTGCAACAGGCATGCTTGCTGCAACGATTGCAGTTGGAGGTTTTATTGGAGTGCCGGCTATGATATATGTCCTTGGGGCGCCGAGCCTTATGGCATCTGCATCAGAGCTTGTTATTGCGTTTGTTATGGGGATGGGAGGCTCTTTTAAATTTGCCCTTCATGGTCTGGTTGACATCCGCCTTGCGATGATAATACTTGCCGGCTCGTTATTTGGAATCCAGCTTGGAGCAATAGGCACAACATATGTAAAGCCGTTTATGATAAAGATGGTCATGGGCGTTATTATGGTCATCGTGCTTTTCAGCCGTGCCTTAATGGTGCCTGTATATCTATCGCAGCTCGGTCTGATTCAGCCTTTAAGCGAAGGCATTATAACATTACTCAAAAACACAAGTTTTATTATAATGATATTAGCGCTGTTTAGCGGGGCATTCATTGTTATAAAATCCATATGGAGTGGTCTTATGGCAGAGCGTAAAATGTCTAAAGAAGTTCTGAAACACGGGGAGGCGTAG
- a CDS encoding universal stress protein produces MKEKLLFVTKGGEDCDEGFSYVLELAKALNAGVAVLMVYGKRAMETFEDVMAAAAFAEAGDVETMRELMHGQEKEIKETAEEKINEFSEKCRDAGIDFSSEVKTGEAIQVMKDFLKDKPCIDMILLSPNLSGDKKALDSRKMLKNITKPIVTMMAAKAEA; encoded by the coding sequence ATGAAGGAAAAACTTTTATTTGTAACAAAAGGCGGTGAAGACTGTGATGAGGGCTTCTCGTACGTGCTTGAACTTGCAAAGGCTCTGAATGCAGGGGTGGCTGTGCTGATGGTTTACGGCAAGCGCGCAATGGAGACTTTTGAAGATGTAATGGCAGCGGCAGCATTTGCAGAGGCTGGAGATGTTGAAACAATGAGGGAGCTTATGCATGGACAGGAGAAAGAGATAAAAGAAACAGCAGAGGAAAAGATAAACGAGTTTTCCGAAAAATGCAGGGATGCAGGCATTGATTTCTCATCTGAGGTTAAAACAGGCGAAGCAATACAGGTTATGAAAGACTTCCTCAAAGACAAGCCCTGCATTGACATGATTCTATTAAGCCCTAATCTTTCAGGTGATAAAAAAGCATTGGACAGCAGAAAGATGCTCAAAAACATAACAAAACCAATCGTTACGATGATGGCTGCAAAGGCTGAGGCGTAA
- a CDS encoding DUF4375 domain-containing protein, whose protein sequence is MKKDYRISKASVEGMSDADYFGALIEPIWPDSSVEDELEHISYGTPGQRALYATTLFMREADNGGIEQFFWNSSSLYSNEVLEGFKLLGMTEYYETPNKALTFFPDSKGPSDWIERQKYIDNRKAEIKSFFEPLNDVIYDEERLYPYFHKYVDTHPEDFFIENENNSS, encoded by the coding sequence ATGAAGAAAGATTATAGAATTTCAAAGGCCTCCGTTGAGGGAATGAGCGACGCGGACTATTTTGGGGCTTTAATCGAACCGATATGGCCCGATAGTTCAGTGGAAGATGAACTTGAACACATTTCCTACGGCACACCTGGTCAGCGCGCACTTTATGCTACAACTCTATTTATGCGCGAGGCTGACAATGGCGGCATAGAACAATTCTTTTGGAACAGCAGCAGTCTTTATTCCAACGAAGTATTGGAAGGATTTAAACTTCTCGGCATGACGGAATATTATGAAACGCCGAATAAGGCTCTAACTTTCTTCCCTGACAGCAAGGGCCCATCTGACTGGATAGAGCGGCAAAAATATATAGATAACAGAAAAGCTGAAATCAAGTCATTTTTTGAACCTCTGAATGATGTCATTTACGACGAGGAAAGGCTATATCCGTATTTCCACAAGTATGTCGACACTCATCCCGAGGATTTCTTTATTGAAAATGAAAACAACAGCAGCTAA
- a CDS encoding PIN domain nuclease yields MQASAHLRKLAADANVILSAVAGKAALRIFLIEEIEVVTAQFNIDEVREYLGVIAEQYSLSEEILESQLKLLPLKIYPKHFYEDFIPKAAKKMSGRDEDDVELLALAMKLNVPVWSNDGDFKGSGVELYTTAKLLKILKA; encoded by the coding sequence TTGCAGGCTTCGGCTCATTTAAGAAAACTCGCCGCAGACGCTAATGTAATCTTGTCGGCTGTTGCAGGCAAGGCAGCGCTCCGTATATTCCTCATAGAAGAAATAGAGGTAGTAACTGCACAGTTCAATATTGATGAAGTGAGAGAATATCTGGGTGTTATTGCGGAGCAATACAGTCTGAGCGAAGAAATCCTTGAATCACAATTAAAACTGCTTCCGCTGAAAATTTATCCTAAGCATTTCTATGAAGATTTTATTCCTAAGGCTGCAAAAAAGATGTCTGGAAGGGATGAAGATGATGTGGAACTTCTTGCCCTTGCAATGAAATTGAATGTGCCGGTCTGGAGCAACGACGGCGATTTCAAAGGCTCAGGAGTTGAATTGTATACAACTGCAAAACTTTTGAAAATTCTTAAGGCATAA
- a CDS encoding sigma-54-dependent Fis family transcriptional regulator — MTFKVLIAEDEEITLKHLSYALDKEGYAVTGVKNGLDALKHLEKEAFDFLIADIKMPGMDGLTLLKEVRGKYPDMDVMIITGFGSIESAVDAMKRGASDYITKPFNLGELILKIKKLQEKKRLEKENTALKISLGLDKDTPLIARSKAMKRIVDVISGIRNSDCNVLLTGESGVGKGLVAKLTHNTGLRKDKPFLALNCATFTEELLASELFGHERGAFTGAVAAKQGLVEVANNGTLFLDEIAEMSPNLQAKLLKVIEDKEFLRVGGTRTIRVDVRFIAATNQNIKQLISNGRFREDLYYRLNVMDIHISPLRERKEDIVPLAKHFLEKYSRKANKKIEGFTTDAMDMLLSYGFPGNVRELENIIERAIILENTSLIRAESLPQSIKLFQVKAIDPNRIKTIDELNREYAEKVLEFVGGNKSKAAELLGISRTSLWRVLKE; from the coding sequence ATGACATTCAAGGTTTTAATTGCAGAAGATGAAGAGATAACGCTGAAGCACCTGAGCTACGCCCTTGATAAAGAGGGCTATGCTGTCACAGGCGTAAAGAACGGGCTTGACGCCTTAAAACATCTCGAGAAAGAGGCGTTTGATTTTCTCATTGCTGATATAAAAATGCCGGGGATGGACGGGCTGACACTCCTTAAAGAAGTGAGGGGGAAATACCCCGACATGGATGTGATGATAATCACAGGATTCGGAAGCATAGAGTCTGCTGTTGATGCGATGAAAAGGGGAGCCTCTGATTATATAACCAAGCCGTTCAATCTCGGTGAACTAATTCTCAAGATAAAAAAGCTTCAGGAAAAAAAAAGGTTAGAGAAGGAAAACACAGCCCTTAAAATATCCCTTGGCCTTGATAAGGACACGCCTCTCATAGCAAGGAGCAAGGCGATGAAGAGGATCGTTGACGTCATATCCGGGATAAGAAACTCTGACTGCAATGTTCTGCTCACAGGAGAAAGCGGCGTAGGAAAAGGCCTTGTTGCAAAGCTCACCCATAACACCGGGCTGAGGAAGGATAAGCCTTTCCTTGCATTAAACTGCGCAACATTCACAGAGGAACTCCTCGCAAGCGAACTTTTCGGACATGAAAGAGGAGCATTTACCGGAGCAGTGGCCGCAAAGCAGGGACTGGTTGAGGTTGCAAATAACGGCACGCTTTTCCTTGATGAGATTGCAGAGATGTCACCCAATCTTCAGGCAAAACTTTTAAAGGTCATAGAAGACAAGGAATTTCTGCGGGTCGGCGGCACAAGGACAATAAGGGTTGATGTAAGGTTCATTGCCGCGACAAACCAGAATATAAAACAGCTTATATCTAACGGAAGATTCAGGGAAGATTTGTATTACAGGCTTAATGTGATGGACATTCATATATCTCCGCTAAGGGAGCGCAAAGAAGACATTGTGCCGCTTGCAAAGCATTTCCTCGAGAAATATTCAAGGAAGGCGAACAAGAAAATTGAAGGATTCACAACGGATGCAATGGACATGCTTCTCTCATACGGTTTTCCGGGAAACGTGAGAGAGCTTGAAAACATAATCGAAAGGGCGATAATTCTCGAAAACACATCACTCATCAGAGCCGAAAGCCTGCCGCAATCCATAAAGCTCTTTCAGGTAAAGGCGATAGACCCGAACAGGATTAAGACAATAGATGAGCTTAACAGGGAGTATGCAGAGAAGGTTCTCGAATTTGTGGGCGGCAACAAATCCAAGGCAGCGGAGCTTTTGGGGATTTCAAGGACGAGTTTGTGGAGGGTGCTGAAGGAGTAA
- a CDS encoding HAMP domain-containing protein produces the protein MSLERKIILSFVISATIIAIFTVSSYVNFLEVRKEIRYLELADTVRSKSLQLRRHEKNFFLYGDSKEIEEVHTYLRDLKTTLEQGRKSYNTEKPLGLENKIDEYSRRFNRIEVIYRDFLKDFAGLKPLGKEYSLFFPLIESTFLERPLVNAELIKKIFSPKVSSPVITELMELNDEIASLRKNGEEILTLSKDLDKSAREKAERAISLSQTAALVLFPLFLIVGLAALFAISHSIVKRLKILTAAIEKTGKGDFLALPVPEKQDEVGVLIKTFNKMESDLIARDEELNRKNEELLQSRKLASIGTLASGVAHELNNPLNNIYLAAQILSEEIGHEICPAVVKETVGDISSQTLRVKRIVSDLLEFAREKAPERKRINIIEIIRDVIEQMKASGEIDGMKCDFISEDIIELSADSHLMEQLFINLFTNARDAMEAKGMLNIDVHSQDNDVRIVVSDTGKGIPMSDIPRIFDPFFTTKDRGTGLGLAIVYSIIKKHNGRIDVKSEDGKGTVFTITLPKGS, from the coding sequence ATGTCCCTTGAACGAAAGATAATTCTCAGTTTTGTCATAAGCGCAACGATTATTGCCATTTTTACGGTCTCATCATATGTGAATTTTCTGGAAGTGAGAAAGGAGATCCGCTATCTTGAACTTGCTGATACTGTCCGGAGCAAATCCCTTCAGTTGAGAAGGCATGAGAAGAACTTTTTCCTTTATGGAGATTCAAAAGAGATTGAAGAGGTGCATACATATCTCAGAGACCTGAAGACGACCCTCGAACAGGGGAGAAAGAGTTATAACACGGAAAAACCCCTCGGCCTCGAAAACAAGATTGATGAATACAGCCGGAGGTTCAACAGGATAGAGGTTATTTATCGGGATTTTTTGAAGGATTTCGCAGGGCTTAAACCGCTGGGAAAGGAATATTCTTTGTTCTTCCCCTTGATAGAATCCACATTCCTCGAAAGGCCGCTTGTAAATGCAGAACTAATTAAAAAGATATTCTCTCCAAAAGTAAGCAGCCCTGTTATAACGGAATTAATGGAATTGAACGATGAGATTGCCAGTCTTAGGAAAAACGGCGAGGAGATATTAACGCTCTCAAAAGACCTCGACAAGTCGGCAAGGGAGAAAGCAGAAAGGGCAATAAGCCTTTCCCAGACAGCTGCGCTGGTATTATTCCCGCTGTTTTTGATTGTCGGACTTGCGGCGCTTTTTGCGATAAGCCACAGCATTGTCAAGCGACTTAAGATCCTTACAGCAGCGATTGAAAAGACAGGCAAAGGAGATTTTTTAGCCCTTCCTGTTCCTGAAAAACAGGATGAGGTAGGCGTGCTCATAAAGACATTCAATAAGATGGAATCTGACCTTATTGCAAGGGACGAGGAACTGAACAGGAAGAATGAAGAGCTTCTCCAGAGCAGGAAGCTCGCGTCAATTGGAACCCTTGCATCAGGCGTCGCGCATGAGCTCAATAATCCGCTGAACAACATCTATCTTGCCGCCCAGATACTCTCAGAGGAGATAGGCCATGAGATATGTCCGGCGGTAGTTAAAGAGACTGTTGGCGATATATCTTCGCAGACGCTCAGAGTAAAAAGGATTGTCAGCGACCTTCTTGAATTTGCGAGGGAGAAGGCGCCTGAGCGCAAGAGGATTAATATCATAGAAATTATAAGAGATGTGATTGAGCAGATGAAGGCATCAGGAGAAATTGACGGGATGAAGTGCGATTTTATTTCAGAGGATATAATAGAGCTGTCAGCCGACAGCCATCTGATGGAACAGCTCTTTATAAATCTCTTCACTAATGCAAGGGATGCGATGGAGGCTAAAGGGATGCTTAATATAGATGTTCATTCTCAGGATAACGATGTCAGAATTGTGGTATCTGATACCGGCAAGGGCATTCCCATGTCTGATATCCCGCGCATATTCGACCCGTTCTTTACGACAAAGGACAGGGGCACGGGTTTGGGACTTGCGATTGTTTACAGTATAATAAAAAAACATAATGGAAGGATCGACGTGAAAAGCGAGGACGGCAAGGGCACTGTATTTACAATAACCCTGCCAAAAGGGTCATGA
- a CDS encoding DedA family protein, which yields MSNISTLVEHFPYFGLFILLILGGIGFPFPEDATLILCGFLISTKVVKPIPALFAVYSGLLIADLSLYFVGKKYGRQIVTHKRFHKIISPERLSMLEDKFNKKGTLIILLGRHLIGLRAQIFLVAGVMRMSALKFLMADAISSIFTMAIMVGAGYAGGNSLQVIRKEFARVEHIAMLGAVVFFAIYMTYRYFKGRNN from the coding sequence ATGTCTAACATTTCAACGCTCGTTGAACATTTCCCATATTTCGGACTCTTTATCCTCCTCATCCTCGGAGGCATCGGCTTTCCATTTCCAGAGGATGCAACACTTATATTATGCGGATTCTTAATCTCCACGAAAGTTGTGAAGCCTATCCCTGCTTTATTTGCTGTTTACTCAGGATTGTTGATTGCAGATCTTTCCTTATATTTTGTCGGAAAGAAATACGGTCGCCAGATTGTTACCCACAAAAGGTTTCATAAAATTATATCTCCTGAAAGGCTTTCCATGCTTGAGGACAAATTTAACAAAAAGGGGACTCTCATTATATTGCTGGGAAGACATCTGATCGGCCTGAGGGCGCAGATATTTCTTGTTGCAGGTGTTATGAGGATGTCTGCGTTAAAATTTCTGATGGCAGATGCTATATCCTCAATTTTTACAATGGCGATAATGGTCGGGGCAGGTTATGCAGGAGGGAACAGCCTTCAGGTCATAAGAAAAGAATTTGCGAGGGTTGAGCATATTGCAATGCTTGGAGCTGTTGTTTTTTTTGCCATATATATGACTTACAGATATTTCAAGGGCAGGAATAATTAG
- a CDS encoding HAD family hydrolase produces the protein MCRGLDKEDTEKANGTIEEFSRKVYRTIAVARSAGNDLDNLKLAGLLSLADPPRPDSKSMIEQARKLGIKPILLTGDSMAIAQEIALQAGIGGNIIRMADIKGLTDDEQMKVVGESDGFALLGIYGVFVPSLTLHQVLMVLGFSALFTLCIDFPKYYLFRKFAL, from the coding sequence ATGTGCAGGGGATTGGATAAAGAGGATACTGAGAAGGCGAACGGGACAATAGAGGAGTTCTCCCGGAAAGTATACAGAACGATAGCAGTTGCCCGTTCGGCAGGCAACGACTTGGATAATCTTAAACTTGCAGGATTGCTGTCATTGGCTGATCCACCCAGGCCGGACTCAAAAAGCATGATAGAACAGGCAAGAAAGCTGGGAATAAAGCCGATACTGCTTACCGGCGACAGCATGGCCATAGCTCAAGAGATAGCCCTTCAGGCGGGGATCGGCGGCAACATTATCCGGATGGCAGATATCAAGGGCTTGACCGACGATGAGCAGATGAAGGTTGTCGGAGAAAGCGACGGGTTTGCATTGTTGGGCATATACGGCGTCTTTGTCCCGTCACTGACATTGCATCAGGTTCTTATGGTTCTGGGATTCTCGGCGCTTTTTACGCTTTGCATAGATTTTCCAAAGTATTATTTATTCAGAAAATTTGCATTATAA